Proteins encoded by one window of Cloeon dipterum chromosome 4, ieCloDipt1.1, whole genome shotgun sequence:
- the Arl6IP1 gene encoding ADP-ribosylation factor-like protein 6-interacting protein 1 isoform X2, whose translation MTEKRVKQLKRSLEGWREIVLLLQSVFIWEQQWHLGAIIGAITAKFLLVWWLDPTILTLFSLIGLIGVLVDFFVPLLASNLFRPENWDGAKEKKFEQLCKILANAEASVYNFWNSFYTWRESRPKLYFATVIVTLLFTSYMGSIVNNLFLTYLLAVLISVIPGLRHRNLIQQYFGQAMGMVHGLLKKEPEEKKSN comes from the exons ATGACG GAGAAGCGCGTGAAGCAGCTGAAAAGGAGCCTTGAAGGATGGCGTGAGATCGTCCTTCTGCTCCAGTCGGTGTTCATTTGGGAGCAGCAATGGCACTTGGGAGCAATCATTGGAGCCATCACTGCCAAGTTTTT GTTGGTGTGGTGGTTGGACCCGACGATCCTGACGCTCTTCTCGTTGATCGGTCTCATTGGCGTACTGGTGGACTTCTTTGTTCCACTGCTTGCGTCCAACCTGTTCCGCCCTGAGAACTGGGATGGGGCCAAGGAAAAGAAGTTTGAGCAGTTGTGCAAAATCCTTGCCAACGCAGAGGCCAGCGTCTACAACTTCTGGAACAGCTTCTACACCTGGAGGGAGAGCAGACCCAAGCTG tactTCGCAACCGTCATCGTGACGCTGCTGTTCACCTCTTATATGGGATCAATCGTCAACAACCTCTTCCTCACTTATCTGCTAG CTGTTCTGATCTCGGTGATCCCTGGTTTGCGTCACCGCAACCTGATCCAGCAGTACTTTGGCCAGGCGATGGGCATGGTGCATGGGTTGCTGAAGAAAGAACCTGAAGAGAAGAAGAGCAACTAA
- the Arl6IP1 gene encoding ADP-ribosylation factor-like protein 6-interacting protein 1 isoform X1 — protein MELANDQEKRVKQLKRSLEGWREIVLLLQSVFIWEQQWHLGAIIGAITAKFLLVWWLDPTILTLFSLIGLIGVLVDFFVPLLASNLFRPENWDGAKEKKFEQLCKILANAEASVYNFWNSFYTWRESRPKLYFATVIVTLLFTSYMGSIVNNLFLTYLLAVLISVIPGLRHRNLIQQYFGQAMGMVHGLLKKEPEEKKSN, from the exons ATGGAATTGGCCAACGACCAG GAGAAGCGCGTGAAGCAGCTGAAAAGGAGCCTTGAAGGATGGCGTGAGATCGTCCTTCTGCTCCAGTCGGTGTTCATTTGGGAGCAGCAATGGCACTTGGGAGCAATCATTGGAGCCATCACTGCCAAGTTTTT GTTGGTGTGGTGGTTGGACCCGACGATCCTGACGCTCTTCTCGTTGATCGGTCTCATTGGCGTACTGGTGGACTTCTTTGTTCCACTGCTTGCGTCCAACCTGTTCCGCCCTGAGAACTGGGATGGGGCCAAGGAAAAGAAGTTTGAGCAGTTGTGCAAAATCCTTGCCAACGCAGAGGCCAGCGTCTACAACTTCTGGAACAGCTTCTACACCTGGAGGGAGAGCAGACCCAAGCTG tactTCGCAACCGTCATCGTGACGCTGCTGTTCACCTCTTATATGGGATCAATCGTCAACAACCTCTTCCTCACTTATCTGCTAG CTGTTCTGATCTCGGTGATCCCTGGTTTGCGTCACCGCAACCTGATCCAGCAGTACTTTGGCCAGGCGATGGGCATGGTGCATGGGTTGCTGAAGAAAGAACCTGAAGAGAAGAAGAGCAACTAA
- the TAF1B gene encoding TATA box-binding protein-associated factor RNA polymerase I subunit B, which yields MVVCNVCQGDSFELQDGHYFCRLCHTQAEDWREEEMEVNYSQNTKLSIIMASFKSTEEDDAGNTTQRKEPADPGTWSTWEGLNSILVGQIREMEHLITLPKDFNFMAFNIWAKLLQNNGVCFTKMSFPVKAAKCIRDQKWLMQQKLHNRRSKGRRKRKKVESEDESGASSIRSANSLRTKLVNQQYISDTSATSSIISTSISEFEDQASETESKSSLRTRHKDTKSIKLTRKTLLGVIYLALRLTNCKVQLFDLIRWLNYNHVSYRWIEHMLPGESFLKGGDRELFGPKQSLLDRGTKSMVNLILTEAKHIHMILDYPYILPSDLHSLIPRLVRELCLPDELVDVISKLFLVAKPNLEFRPDISKHNYIPVAEIRVIAVVIFILKLLLGLDDLTEHQLSNWVDAEVNKLELFSWTRWVEFTELRKTILADHFFWAKQMFNKQAVQTENNTFHLDPSFLPAYKNKESTALNCDKKRLLLDLSAKLLKQSDRSQAESACYFSQSDSNRPDPTKTLTPMTEGIKIALESGSFDSMTEEVEKKTDSFCSSKCNYLIDFLSKTEFKSMDLDPDLREMHERFDFKQANVSVRLYENKVAEDAENRKKSKRGKFPPENLKRSYWIFPLQMDIGELAGEQLMQSTLPISFLWLLRLCSSIIDSTPITVYKELLIVETELFLKKEDIANPILRRIVKSYRDVY from the exons ATGGTTGTCTGCAACGTGTGCCAGGGCGATTCCTTTGAGCTCCAGGATGGACACTACTTTTGCAGGTTGTGTCACACTCAGGCAGAG GACTGGAGGGAGGAGGAGATGGAAGTCAATTATTCGCAAAATACAAAGCTCAGCATCATTATGGCCAGCTTTAAGTCCACTGAGGAGGATGACGCTGGTAACACTACGCAGAGAAAGGAACCTGCAGATCCAG GCACTTGGTCCACGTGGGAAGGCCTCAACAGCATCTTGGTGGGGCAGATAAGAGAGATGGAGCACCTGATTACTTTGCCAAAAGACTTTAACTTCATGGCATTTAATATTTGGGCAAAGCTGCTTCAAAACAATGGCGTTTGCTTCACAAAAATGAGTTTTCCCGTGAAAGCTGCCAAATGCATTcg AGATCAGAAATGGCTTatgcaacaaaaattgcataacaGGAGGAGTAAAGGGAGgaggaagagaaagaaagttgAGTCTGAAGATGAATCTGGCGCATCCAGCATAAGAAGTGCAAATTCTCTTAGA ACAAAACTAGTGAACCAGCAGTATATTAGTGATACTTCAGCCACAAGCAGCATCATAAGCACTTCAATCTCAGAATTTGAAGATCA gGCGTCAGAGACTGAGTCTAAAAGCTCGTTGAGAACTCGACACAAGGACACGAAATCAATCAAGCTCACCAGGAAAACGCTACTTGGAGTCATCTACCTGGCTCTGCGTCTTACGAACTGCAAAGTGCAACTATTCGATCTAatcag ATGGCTTAATTACAACCACGTTTCCTATCGGTGGATTGAGCACATGCTGCCTGGTGAATCTTTCTTAAAAGGCGGCGACAGAGAGCTCTTTGGCCCGAAGCAGTCTCTGTTGGACAGAGGAACCAAGAGCATGGTCAACTTGATTCTCACCGAAGCAAAACACATTCACATGATCCTCGACTACCCTTACATCTTACCAAGTGACCTGCACTCCTTGATTCCGCGCTTGGTCAGAGAACTGTGTCTGCCAG ATGAACTGGTGGATGTGATCAGTAAGCTGTTTTTGGTGGCGAAACCGAATTTGGAGTTCAGACCAGACATTTCCAAGCACAATTATATTCCTGTTGCTGAGATCCGCGTCATTGCTGTGGTCATCTTTATTCTGAAACTTCTCCTGGGTCTAGACGACTTGACTGAGCATCAATTATCAAATTGGGTCGACGCAGAAGTAAATAAGTTAGAACTTTTCTCCTGGACCAGATGGGTTGAGTTCACTGAGTTGCGGAAAACGATCCTGGCCGACCACTTTTTCTGGGCCAAACAAATGTTCAATAAGCAGGCTGTGCAGACAGAAAACAACACTTTTCACCTGGACCCTTCATTTCTGCCTGCATACAAAAACAAGGAATCCACTGCTTTAAACT GTGACAAGAAAAGGCTTCTCCTCGACCTGTCTGCAAAGCTTTTGAAGCAATCTGATCGTTCTCAAGCAGAAAGTGCCTGTTACTTTTCACAGTCGGATTCAAACAGACCTGATCCAACGAAGACGCTTACACCAATGACAGAAGGCATTAAAATTGCTCTTGAGAGTGGCTCCTTCGATTCAATGACTGAAGAGGTGGAAAAGAAAACTGATTCATTTTGCTCATCCAAGTGTAATTATCTGATTGATTTTCTGAGCAAAACGGAATTCAAATCTATGGATTTGGACCCTGATTTGCGAGAAATGCACGAGAGGTTTGATTTCAAACAAGCTAATGTGAGCGTTCGTTTGTACGAAAACAAGGTTGCTGAAGACGCAGAAAACAGGAAAAAGTCAAAGAGGGGAAAATTTCCACCTGAAAACTTAAAGAGATCTTACTGGATATTTCCTCTCCAGATGGACATTGGGGAATTGGCTGGGGAGCAGTTAATGCAATCCACCTTGCCCATTTCCTTCTTGTGGCTCCTGCGGTTGTGTTCCTCTATCATTGACTCGACCCCCATCACTGTTTACAAAGAATTGCTGATTGTTGAGACtgaattgtttttgaaaaaagaagatATTGCGAATCCGATTTTGAGGAGAATTGTGAAATCCTACAGGGATGTGTATTGA
- the LOC135942825 gene encoding polyunsaturated fatty acid 5-lipoxygenase-like, protein MLALRAMLSYFNSWVGSLWDVSRFKAHVTTGDRLYAGTDSTVYLQLVDKTGAQSEASCLDKIFVNDHERGETHSYGINAKGLQTPNELDHIIVWRHSSITGDDRWFLDRIEIEDRTQKHRYIFPVQRWIEVERRYYLYEFDAFLPQDDRQPDNRRLELDRKRELYKYKETIERGPRQIQELPDDEKFSERYMLDFLKLKGKLIARQYHLKFTTEEWASLDDVKNIYHPDSTLHRPECTEYWTEDWWFGLQRVQGVNSVLVSLCNEIPAKLALEVDKVEPFLEGYTLNDALQNKKLFIVDLVLLNRAPCRGEMPVMIAPIGLFYLNKKDELMPIAIQLFQEPSPTNPVYYPSDSRLTWIMAKMFFNMGDAQQHQSCTHLGLTHLLMETMCVAAHRHLSPSHPIFRLLAPHYLYLLAINSRGLEKLISPGGWVDSGMIVGRAGMFKLISRGFRRWRLDVHGDVEKELESRGVLDPKVLPYYPYRDDAVPLFKIIKNYVRKVVTHYYSTPEKLEGDYEVQGWAKEMATSQMEGGLGIGGIPEKLENIDQLVQICTAVVAACSMGHAGANFQQYDAYGFVPNYPGILMKLPPQTKREMTEKDLLEFLPNKSTTLDIMVITKLLSMKGTKSLGDFEVQYIYDPSVVHIAEEFRLELKKLSHEIKVRNKTRKFKYEWFDPDIVPNSISI, encoded by the exons ATGCTCGCGCTCCGTGCAATGCTAAGCTACTTTAATTCGTGGGTCGGGTCGCTGTGGGATGTTTCGCGCTTCAAGGCGCACGTCACCACGGGCGACCGACTGTACGCCGGCACCGATTCGACCGTCTATCTGCAGCTGGTGGACAAGACAGGGGCCCAGTCCGAGGCATCATGCCTGgacaaaattttcgtcaacGACCACGAAAGAGGCGAGACCCACTCTTACGGGATCAACGCCAAAGGGCTGCAGACTCCAAACGAGCTGGACCACATAATTGTTTGGAGACACTCGAGCATCACTGGAGACGATAGGTGGTTCCTTGACAGAATTGAG ATTGAGGACAGGACACAAAAACACCGATACATCTTTCCGGTGCAGAGGTGGATCGAGGTGGAGCGCCGCTATTACTTGTATGAATTCGACGCATTTTTGCCGCAAGACGACAGGCAACCAGACAATCGGCGGCTAGAGTTGGACCGCAAGAGAGAACTTTACAAGTACAAGGAAACAATTGAAAGGGGGCCAAGACAG ATCCAGGAGTTACCCGACGATGAAAAGTTCTCGGAACGCTACATg TTGGATTTCTTGAAGCTGAAAGGAAAACTGATTGCCAGGCAGTACCACCTGAAGTTCACCACCGAGGAATGGGCATCATTAGATGACGTGAAAAACATCTACCACCCGGACAGCACGCTGCACCGCCCAGAG TGCACGGAATATTGGACTGAAGACTGGTGGTTCGGACTTCAGAGAGTGCAAGGAGTGAATTCAGTGTTGGTCTCTCTCTGCAACGAAATCCCAGCAAA GTTGGCCCTGGAGGTGGACAAGGTCGAGCCGTTTTTGGAAGGTTACACTCTGAATGATGCCCtgcagaacaaaaaattgttcatcgTTGATTTGGTTCTACTGAATAGAGCACCATGCAGAGGAGAAATGCCAGTG ATGATTGCGCCAATTGGTTTATTCTATTTGAACAAAAAGGACGAGCTGATGCCGATCGCGATTCAGCTGTTCCAAGAACCGTCTCCCACGAATCCAGTGTACTATCCCAGCGACTCCCGTCTCACTTGGATCATGGCCAAAATGTTCTTTAACATGGGCGACGCGCAACAACACCAGTCATGCACGCACTTGG gCCTAACGCATTTGTTGATGGAGACAATGTGCGTGGCCGCGCACAGGCATCTGTCGCCATCCCACCCGATCTTCCGACTCCTGGCGCCCCACTATCTATACCTGCTGGCCATCAACTC GCGCGGTTTAGAGAAGCTTATTTCGCCCGGCGGATGGGTCGACAGCGGAATGATTGTCGGCAGAGCCGGAATGTTCAAGCTCATCAGCAGGGG TTTCAGGCGTTGGCGCTTGGACGTCCACGGCGACGTGGAAAAGGAACTGGAGTCCCGGGGCGTGCTTGACCCCAAAGTCCTCCCTTACTACCCATACAGAGATGACGCAGTGCCACTgttcaaaatcattaaaaattacgtcAGAAAGGTGGTCACGCATTACTACA gcACCCCTGAGAAATTGGAAGGGGATTACGAGGTTCAAGGCTGGGCGAAAGAAATGGCTACCTCGCAGATGGAGGGAGGACTGGGAATCGGAGGAATTCCCGAAAAACTGGAAAACATCGACCAGCTAGTGCAAATTTGCACAGCCGTCGTGGCTGCTTGCAGCATGGGCCACGCAGGCGCCAACTTCCAGCAGTACGATGCCTACGGATTTGTGCCTAATTACCCTGGCATCCTGATGAAGTTGCCACCGCAGACAAAG CGGGAAATGACCGAAAAGGATCTTCTCGAATTTTTACCCAATAAAAGCACAACCCTTGATATCATG GTGATAACCAAACTCTTGAGCATGAAAGGAACAAAGAGCCTCGGAGACTTTGAGGTGCAGTACATTTACGACCCTAGTGTGGTCCACATTGCTGAGGA ATTTCGGCTGGAATTGAAAAAGCTGTCGCACGAAATAAAAGTTCGCAACAAGACAAGAAAGTTCAAATACGAATGGTTTGACCCTGACATTGTTCCCAATTCCATCAGCATTTAA
- the LOC135942831 gene encoding uncharacterized protein LOC135942831, giving the protein MTSSSSRWEIRNDSTKNSSSGQSSEKITLCVRSRSNSSKQEPKESSRKAKSSKKSKSSSKPSGSKSRRQPKDEYASTGEDNADMETTDAEDSTMVANQVDEAAVQQARQELINNALLKEILNEKKRALFESEEMLQFFKERNKSFYKSHHSSY; this is encoded by the exons atgacaagcagcagcagtcggTGGGAGATCAGAAATGATTCCACCAAAAACTCATCCAGCGGACagtcaagcgaaaaaatcaccCTCTGCGTGAGGAGCAGAAGTAACTCTTCGAAGCAAGAACCTAAAGAGTCGTCGAGGAAAGCAAAGAGCTcgaaaaagagcaaaagcagTAGCAAGCCATCGGGCAGCAAATCGCGGAGACAGCCAAAAGACGAGTATGCGTCAACGGGGGAGGACAACGCTGACATGGAAACTACCGACGCAGAGGACTCTACAATGGTGGCCAACCAGGTGGACGAGGCCGCCGTCCAGCAGGCTAGACAGGAGCTCATAAACAATGCTCTCTTGAAAGAAATCCTGAACGAGAAGAAACGA GCGTTATTTGAGTCTGAAGAAATGCTGCAGTTCTTCAAGGAGAGAAACAAGTCATTCTACAAATCCCACCATAGCTCTTATTGA
- the LOC135942046 gene encoding cullin-4A-like has protein sequence MHLLDSLLDRLPGTSAALTRNDTSLLLAYGGLSVAVRTKINEDKRTSRENSSSVIRGEWSMSHRSRSVVLSDEDCSKKRRKSAKGLENRFRAPDDVMADMEKKGNFSSLMRPSNLISSKPGAAKKLVILNFKETPKLPLDYQEVTWAKLEEAVIAIQTSKSIKYSQEELFQGVENMCNHKMAQFLYTKLRELTQKHVEANIKPFLAESIDRLIFLKRMNECWLAHCRQMIQIRSIFLYLDRTYVLQTPTLASIWDMGLEMFRFYIITNPMVQTRTVEGLLMLIEKERQGDTVDRTLLKSLLRMLSDLQIYQEAFEAKFLTATERLYASEGQQLMQDLDVPEYLAHVNKRLNEENERLLHYLDQCTKWALIHTVEKQLLTEHLTSILQKGLDILLEENRIKDLTLLYNLFSRVKNGPTELCNNFNSFIKKKGRTIVIDPEKDKTMVQELLDFKDKMDNIVSTCYQKKERFHFSLKEAFEYFINQRVNKPAELIAKFVDSKLRAGNKEATEEELERLLDKIMVLFRFIHGKDVFEAFYKKDLAKRLLVGKSASVDAEKSMLSKLKQECGGGFTSKLEGMFKDMELSKDVNIAFKQHMGNLREPPLANIDLTVNILTMGYWPSYPLLEVTLPIEMVQYQEVFNKFYLGKHSGRKLQWQPTLGHCVLKADFAQGKKELQVSLFQALVLLRFNRADNITLEDIKAATLIEDGELRRTLQSLACGKARVLQKVPKGREVENKDQFSFNNEFTNKLFRIKINQIQLKETTEEQKATEERVFQDRQYQIDAAIVRIMKMRKTLSHNLLISELYNQLKFPVKPADLKKRIESLIDRDYMERDKDIANQYNYVA, from the exons ATGCATCTGCTTGACTCGTTGCTCGATCGGCTCCCTGGAACGTCCGCTGCCCTCACGCGAAAC GACACTTCGCTGCTGTTGGCTTATGGTGGGCTATCGGTTGCAGTGcgcacaaaaattaacgaagACAAACGGACAAG CAGAGAAAATTCGTCATCCGTAATTAGAGGGGAATGGTCAATGTCTCATCGCAGTAGGAGCGTTGTCCTGTCAGACGAGGACTGTTCAAAGAAGCGCAGGAAATCAGCTAAGGGTCTCGAAAATCGCTTTCGGGCCCCTGATGATGTTATGGCCGACATGGAgaagaagggaaatttttcgTCCTTGATGCGGCCAAGCAACCTCATCAGCTCCAAGCCAGGCGCAGCCAAAAAACTTGTGATACTCAACTTCAAAG aAACCCCTAAATTGCCTCTTGATTACCAAGAGGTAACATGGGCCAAACTAGAAGAGGCAGTGATTGCAATTCAGACGTCAAAATCTATCAAGTATAGTCAAGAAGAGCTGTTCCAAGGCGTAGAAAACATGTGCAACCACAAAATGGCACAGTTCCTCTACACCAAGCTGAGGG AGCTAACACAGAAGCACGTGGAGGCCAACATCAAACCATTTTTAGCCGAATCAATCGACCGGTTGATCTTCTTGAAGCGTATGAACGAATGCTGGCTGGCACACTGTCGTCAGATGATTCAAATTCGAAGTATCTTCCTCTACTTAGACAGGACATATGTACTCCAGACCCCCACACTTGCCTCAATATG GGACATGGGGTTGGAGATGTTCCGCTTCTACATCATCACTAATCCGATGGTGCAAACCCGCACAGTGGAGGGACTGTTGATGCTCATTGAGAAAGAGCGCCAGGGAGACACAGTCGACAGGACATTATTGAAATCGTTACTCAGAATGCTCTCTGACCTTCAAATTTACCAAGAGGCATTTGAGGCCAA ATTCTTGACAGCTACCGAGAGATTATACGCTAGTGAAGGACAACAACTGATGCAAGACTTGGACGTGCCAGAATATTTGGCCCATGTAAATAAGAGGCTTAATGAAGAAAACGAAAGACTGCTGCATTACTTGGATCAGTGTACAAA GTGGGCGTTGATACACACTGTAGAGAAGCAGCTGTTGACCGAGCATCTGacatcaattttgcaaaagggATTAGATATTTTGCTTGAAGAAAACCGTATCAAGGACCTCACGCTGTTGTACAATTTGTTTTCCCGCGTCAAAAATGGACCCACAGAGCTGTGCAACAATTTCAATAGCTTCATCAAG AAAAAGGGCAGGACGATTGTTATTGATCCTGAAAAGGATAAAACCATGGTCCAAGAGCTGCTTGACTTCAAGGACAAGATGGACAACATTGTTAGTACTTGTTACCAGAAGAAGGAAAGGTTCCATTTCAGTCTGAAAGAGGCGTTTGAGTATTTCATAAACCAGAGAGTCAACAAGCCTGCTGAACTCATTG CGAAATTCGTTGACTCCAAATTGAGGGCTGGTAACAAAGAAGCAACAGAGGAAGAGCTCGAGAGACTTCTGGACAAAATCATGGTTCTCTTTAGATTTATTCATGGCAAGGATGTGTTTGAAGCCTTCTACAAAAAG GACCTGGCAAAGAGACTGCTTGTTGGCAAATCAGCCAGCGTGGATGCCGAGAAAAGCATGCTGTCTAAGTTAAAACAAGAGTGTGGTGGTGGATTTACTTCAAAACTAGAGGGCATGTTCAAGGATATGGAGTTGAGCAAAGACGTCAACATTGCATTCAAACAG CATATGGGCAATCTTCGGGAGCCGCCATTGGCGAATATTGATCTCACTGTGAACATCCTGACAATGGGTTACTGGCCGTCCTATCCACTCCTGGAGGTGACCTTGCCCATTGAGATGGTGCAGTACCAAGAGGTCTTCAACAAATTCTATTTGGGCAAGCACAGCGGCCGCAAGCTGCAGTGGCAGCCCACGCTCGGCCATTGCGTCCTCAAAGCAGACTTTGCCCAG GGCAAGAAGGAGCTGCAGGTGTCCCTCTTCCAAGCCTTGGTGCTGCTAAGGTTTAATCGAGCAGACAACATCACTTTGGAAGACATCAAGGCAGCTACGTTGATCGAG gATGGTGAATTGCGGCGCACCTTGCAGTCCCTGGCATGCGGAAAAGCGAGAGTATTGCAAAAGGTCCCTAAAGGCCGTGAAGTTGAGAACAAAGACCAATTCTCCTTCAACAATGAGTTCACCAACAAACTTTTCCGCATCAAAATCAACCAAATTCAGCTTAAGGAAACT ACGGAGGAGCAGAAGGCGACTGAAGAGAGGGTATTCCAAGACAGACAGTATCAAATTGATGCCGCGATTGTGCGCATCATGAAGATGCGTAAAACACTCAGCCACAACCTTCTCATTAGTGAATTATACAATCAGCTCAAATTCCCGGTCAAG CCTGCTGATTTGAAGAAGCGCATCGAATCTCTGATTGACCGAGACTACATGGAAAGGGACAAAGACATAGCTAACCAATACAACTATGTGGCCTAG
- the Rab6 gene encoding ras-related protein Rab6 isoform X2 — MSSSGDFGNPLRKFKLVFLGEQSVGKTSLITRFMYDSFDNTYQATIGIDFLSKTMYLEDRTVRLQLWDTAGQERFRSLIPSYIRDSTVAVVVYDITNANSFHQTSKWIDDVRTERGSDVIIMLVGNKTDLSDKRQVSTEEGERKAKELNVMFIETSAKAGYNVKQLFRRVAAALPGMDSTENKPPEDMQEVVLKDTPNESRNPDGSCSC, encoded by the exons ATGTCCTCGTCCGGTGATTTCGGCAACCCGCTCCGCAAGTTCAAACTCGTTTTTCTAGGAGAACAGAGTG TTGGGAAAACATCCCTGATAACCAGATTTATGTATGACAGCTTTGACAACACTTACCAG GCAACCATAGGCATCGACTTTCTATCCAAAACCATGTATTTGGAAGATAGGACG GTGAGACTTCAGCTGTGGGACACAGCTGGTCAGGAGCGGTTTCGCAGTTTGATCCCCTCATACATTCGTGATTCAACGGTGGCTGTGGTTGTTTACGACATCACAA ACGCAAACTCATTTCACCAGACCTCCAAGTGGATCGACGATGTGCGCACCGAACGGGGCAGCGACGTCATTATAATGCTTGTGGGCAACAAGACGGATCTCTCCGACAAGAGACAGGTCTCGACTGAAGAAGGCGAGCGCAAGGCTAAGGAACTCAATGTCATGTTCATAGAGACCAGTGCTAAGGCTGGCTACAATGTCAAGCAG ctgttCCGAAGAGTAGCTGCAGCTCTGCCAGGCATGGATTCTACAGAGAATAAGCCTCCTGAGGACA TGCAAGAAGTGGTGCTCAAAGATACCCCGAACGAGTCACGCAACCCTGATGGCAGTTGTTCGTGCTGA
- the Rab6 gene encoding ras-related protein Rab6 isoform X1 has translation MSSSGDFGNPLRKFKLVFLGEQSVGKTSLITRFMYDSFDNTYQATIGIDFLSKTMYLEDRTVRLQLWDTAGQERFRSLIPSYIRDSTVAVVVYDITNANSFHQTSKWIDDVRTERGSDVIIMLVGNKTDLSDKRQVSTEEGERKAKELNVMFIETSAKAGYNVKQLFRRVAAALPGMDSTENKPPEDTVDLQTQQPQHSESVDEEGRCIC, from the exons ATGTCCTCGTCCGGTGATTTCGGCAACCCGCTCCGCAAGTTCAAACTCGTTTTTCTAGGAGAACAGAGTG TTGGGAAAACATCCCTGATAACCAGATTTATGTATGACAGCTTTGACAACACTTACCAG GCAACCATAGGCATCGACTTTCTATCCAAAACCATGTATTTGGAAGATAGGACG GTGAGACTTCAGCTGTGGGACACAGCTGGTCAGGAGCGGTTTCGCAGTTTGATCCCCTCATACATTCGTGATTCAACGGTGGCTGTGGTTGTTTACGACATCACAA ACGCAAACTCATTTCACCAGACCTCCAAGTGGATCGACGATGTGCGCACCGAACGGGGCAGCGACGTCATTATAATGCTTGTGGGCAACAAGACGGATCTCTCCGACAAGAGACAGGTCTCGACTGAAGAAGGCGAGCGCAAGGCTAAGGAACTCAATGTCATGTTCATAGAGACCAGTGCTAAGGCTGGCTACAATGTCAAGCAG ctgttCCGAAGAGTAGCTGCAGCTCTGCCAGGCATGGATTCTACAGAGAATAAGCCTCCTGAGGACA CCGTTGATTTGCAGACACAGCAACCGCAGCATTCGGAGAGCGTGGACGAGGAAGGCCGGTGCATTTGCTAG